DNA sequence from the Methanobacterium petrolearium genome:
TGATTTAAGACCTAATGATGATGCAACCACTGCGACATTAGCTGCAGCTCCCCCATGGAAAGTTCGCATATTTTTAATAGCAGTGGAAGAATTGGGCAGGGGAAACTCGTTAACCTGGATTATGTAATCCAGTGCTGTGTGTCCAATAGTTAATAAATCTCTTTTTTCCCTCAGAACAATCACCTCCAATATTTCTATTTTAAGATTATTTAAAATTAACGGATTTATATGAATTAATAAGGTTATTGGGCATCGAATCCATTTTTATCCAATTGTCCAAGGTTTAAATTATTCAATTCTTTCAAAACCCAATTGTTCGATTATTTTTTGCCCTCTTCCAATGATAAATTCTAAAAAATCCTCCATTTGGGGGTTAGAGTTCCATATAATCATGTTAATTATGTGCATGGTATCTTCAGCAAGTAAATTGGAACCAGAAACAATTCCTGATATGAAACTACTGTTAAGGAAGGTAAACAAATCATCATTACTTTTAACCCTTTTCAGGGCATTTTGGGGTGAATGGGACACTTCAACAATTTCATAATCAATTCTTAACCGGTCTAAAGTGTTCCAAGCCAACCTTTGAGCTGAATGGGGGATTTCAATGAATTCTTTCCCAGCTAATTCTTGCACAGTCTCAGGTTGTTCTTGTGCACCAGATACCAGTACCAGGTGATCCCGGGCTATTGGTGTAAAATCCAGATCATGCATGAATGCATGCACAGGATCATCAAGAAGTAAAACATCGACCAGGCCTTTTTCAGCCATTTTAAGGGCATTCAAATCATCTGTACTAATAATCACAGTTTTTAAACCATAATGATATGATAAAACATCTAGCAGGCCAGATGATATGGGTCCACCACAGATCACAGGAATAGTTTCTTCCTGCAGCCTCTTTTGATATTGATGATATTTATCAAGGATTGAAATTGCCTGGCGGGTGAGTCCAGAACCTGATCCAGTGGTGTAAACTAATTTAAATCCTAATTTATGTTCAGCATCGTGAATCCGCCTGTTTAAAACAGCATGGGATATTCCAAGGCTCTTAGCAGCTTCTCTTTGCGACCATGTTTGGGAAATTGTTTCCAAAGCATCAAAAAGTCGGTATGTAAACTTCACACCATTTATTTCCAGGTTTAACGTTGGATTAAACTCCATATGACTCGATTTAGATTTTTAAATTTCTTAATACTATTAATTATTGGTTTGATTATTCAAGTTTCCAGTTGATACTCGGATTGAGTATGGAGATTATATATATCAAACCAGATAGATATACACCACGAAATAATGCTGATTACGGTGAAACAATTGATTTTAAACCAAGCTATAGAAGAAATAATTGATAATGTATGCTCTGTTTCAGAAGAACTCGACCCAAAGAACATTGATGACATGAATAAAATGTTAAAATCGTCTAAACACGTTTTCGTCATGGGATTAGGACGTTCTGGCCTGGTGGCCAGGGCGTTTGCAATGCGTCTCATGCACCTGGGAATAAGTGTGTATGTGGTGGGTGAGACAACCACTCCTGCTTTAAGTCCGGAGGATTGTCTTTTAGCAATTTCTGGTTCAGGTGAAACCTTCAGTATTATCAGTGCAGCTAAAATAGCCCAGAAAAGAAGAACCAAAATTATTGCAGTGACTTCCTATGTAGACTCTACTCTGGGGAAAATGGCAGATCTGGTGGTGCACATTAAGGGACGTACTAAGATCGATTCAGAAAAAAATTACATCACTCGACAGATAAACGGCAAACATCAGTCTTTATCTCCATTAGGGACTTTATTCGAGGTCACCACCCTCATATTCCTTGACAGCTTAATTGCCCAGTTAATGGTTGAAATGGGAAAAACAGAAGAGGATATGAAGGCAAGACACACAGTAATTGAGTAAATAATCAAATAATCACGTTTATGGATTATTTTTTTTTTAATTCTATTTTTTTATCTTTTGATATTTAGTAACTGGGTAAACTAATACCAAGTAACTGGGTAAACTAATACCAAGTAACTGGGTAAACTAATACCAAGTAACTGGGTAAACTAATACCAAGTAACTAATTAAACTCTTAAATGATTATCCTGTGTGGATGGGTGTAAATATTGAATCTACCGTTTCTCAGAAAGCCTACCAGGGTAATTCCTGCTACATCACCAATTTTCAACCCTTCAACTGTAGGGGCGGCCTTGGTTACCATGATGGGTATACCTACATTGGCTAGTTTAACCACGCGATCTGGTGGGATCCTACCACTACAAACCAGGAAACATACAGAAAAGTCTAAATCTTTCCTTAAACCAGCACCAATTACTTTATCCACAGCAACATGTCTGCTTACATCTTCCCTGACAATGAAATGGTTTTTATCCACCAGGGCAGCTACATGAGTGCCTCCGGTTTTGGACCATACTTCTGCCTTTTCAATCAGATGATCATATGCCTGGAGAATCTTCTCACTTTCAACCTTGAGTTCAGATTTTATCGGGGTTAAGATTTGGTCTCTATGGAACCAGCCATCATAACAGGCCAGATCATCTTTTTTGATATTATCATAATTTTTTAGGAGAACCTGAATGGATTCTGGTCCAATTTCAATGTTTTTGACATCATCTTGGGATTTTATGTACCGTTCATCCAGCAAATAACCTAAAGTGAAATCTTCAAGGTCATCCGGGCTCAGATAAAATTTGCCAAGTTTTTCACCGTTAACCATCAGTTCCATTTTCATATCCAGGGCCACCAGATCTTCCAACTTGCGAGCCTGGTGGTTGACCTTGATAATCATGGTTTTCTTAAACATTTTACCCATTTGAATACCTCGTAACATCTTATATCATTAATGATACTCTGATCCCAAGATATCTATGATGCTTAATCTGCTTACGATAATATAATCTGAAATATCTAGATCATAAAAAAAACCGCACATTCAAGAAGTCGGTTTCAAATTAATTCTTTAATCCCTCTCGGCTACAATGTCATTTATCCAGGATATGGCTGCTGCTATGTTGGGAAAACCGATGGTGCTGGTGAGCAAGAGCACGGTTTGATAAACTTCTTCTTCAGATGCTCCATTTTGAAAAGCCCTTCTTGCGTGGCTGTGAACACCTCCTTCAGATCTGATGGCGGCTGATGCGGCCAATTGTATGAGTTGGGTGGTTTTTTCATCAAGAGGCCCTGAATTTCGAACAGCTTCACCTAAATTACTCAGTGCGTCACTATATTCTGGAAATTTCTCTTTTATACTCATGTAATGTTTGGGCATTTTTTTGGACATATCCAACCTCCTAAACTTAATCCTGATACACCAGTATATAAGTTGAAGCAGATATATTTTACCATATTTGCTAACTTAAAACCTAAAATCATAGTAGATAACTTTAAAATACATTTTATAAAGGTTGATGAACTAACAGGCCAAGCAACGCTGTTATTCTTCTTATTAATATTCCTTTATATTATAAAATGATAAATAATTAGAGAAGGTAAGTATCAGATTAAATTATCACAAGTTCTATTTCAATAACAAGTTCGTTTCAATATATTAAAGTTGGATCTTGAAAGATCTATAAAAATGATAACAGTATTATTGGTGGCGGCCATTGGCTTTTTTAAGTAATAAGTGGCCTGAACTGGCAATGATTTGATAAACCATCATTATAATGAATTTAACTGTAAATAGGAGTAAATAACATATGGATTTCGATAAACAGGTTCAAATAGCCGAAAAAGAATTGAAAGGACTTTATGAGAGTGAAAAACCCGTAGTACTGGTTGGTTCGGCTACTTGTGGTAATTCAGCCGGAGCTGAAGAAATAAGGTCTGTAATTCAAGAAGAATGCATAAAAAATGATATTGACTGCAAAATAGTTCAAGTGGGTTGTATAGGGCTCTGCTATGCAGAACCAATCATCACCATCATCAAACCAGACAATCCTCAGATTTTTTATGGAAATCTCACCCCTAAAATTGCAAGGGAACTGGTGAACGCATACATTGATGGAGATGATCCACTGGCAAAATATGCACTGGGTACTACTGGTGAAGGTAAACTAGAGAATATCCCACACCTGTTTGATCTTCCTGTTTTAAAACCACAGGTCAGGCGAATACTCCGTAACTGTGGGTTGATTGACCCCTACAATATTAATCATTACTTGGCTAAAGGAGGATACAGTGGATTGAACGAAGCCCTCCAAATGGAACCAGAAGAAATAATTGAAAAAGTTAAAAAATCAGGGTTGAGGGGAAGAGGAGGAGCAGGTTTTCCCACTGGGATGAAATGGGAGTTATGCCGAAATGAAGAATCACAAACCAAATACCTCATTTGCAACGCTGACGAAGGAGATCCAGGAGCATTTATGAACCGTTCCCTCCTGGAAAGCGATCCCCACTCAATATTAGAAGGAATAATTATTGCTGCTTACGCTATCGGGGTTCATGAGGGTTACATATATTGTAGAGCAGAATATCCCCTGGCATTGAAAACATTGAAACATGCCATCTCCCAGATGATGGAACACGGGCTTCTCGGGGAGAACATTCTTGATTCTGGATTTGATTTTAACTTGAAAATAAAAGAAGGGGCAGGAGCATTTGTTTGTGGGGAAGAAACAGCTTTAATTGCATCTATAGAGGGCAAAAGAGGCACTCCACGTACTCGGCCGCCATTCCCAACCACCTCTGGTTTATGGGGTAAACCCACCGTAATCAACAATGTGGAGACCATGGCTGGGGTGGCCCTGATCATGCAGAAGGGCCCGGGAAAATTCAGTGAAGTTGGATCAGAAGACAGCAAAGGTACAAAAACCTTCGCCCTGGTGGGTGATGTTCACCACACTGGATTAATAGAAGTTCCACTGGGAACAACTCTCAGAGAAGTCATATTCGATATTGGTGGTGGAGTTACTGGTGGTAAAAAGTTTAAAGCAGTTCAGGTGGGAGGACCCTCTGGAGGATGTATTCCCAAAGATTTCGTGGACACTCGTATAGATTACAGTTCATTAAACGTGGCAGGGGCCATAATGGGTTCTGGTGGAATGGTCATTATGGATGAAGATTCCTGCATGGTGGACGTTGCCCAATATTTCCTGAAATTCACCCAGAACGAATCATGCGGTAAATGTGTTCCCTGCAGACTGGGAACCAAACAGATGTTAGACATATTAACAGACATAACTGAGGGAAAAGGCCGATCGGACGATCTGGATCTTCTAAAAGATCTGGCTGAAGCAATTAAGGCAGCTTCACTGTGTGGTCTTGGTCAGGGGGCTCCTAATCCAGTACTGACTACTTTAAGATATTTTATGCCGGAATATGAGGCTCATATTAACGACAAGATCTGTCCAGCCAGACACTGCAAAGAACTAATTTCCTACGTTATAATGCCTGAAAAATGCACTGGATGTCGATTATGTTACAAATCATGCCCTGCAGAGGCTATAACTGGAGAAAAAAAAGAGCCACATGTGATAAATCAGGAAAAATGCATCAAATGTGGTACCTGTATGGAATTATGCCAGGGGAAATACGATTCAATTAAACGTGTATCCCCGCCCATAATATGAATTGTTTAATCCTGTAACAAACCAGTTAAATTAGTTTAATTCGGTAAAAAAAATCGAGTTAATCAGGTAATAACCAATTAAATTGTGTGATACAATATAAAAAAAGAATTTGCCCTTAAATGTAGATTAAAATAAAATAAGCGAATTTGCATTGAATATAGATTTGAATATAGATTATATGAATATAGATTATAGATATTAACAATGATTTAGAGGTCGTTTTTATGGATGAAATAAAATTCACCATGGATGGGTTACAATTAAAAGCCCAGAAGGGAGATACCATTCTCCAGGCTGCTACTCGAAACGGTATTTACATCCCCCATCTATGTTACCACCCTGATCTGGAGCCCATGGGTGCTTGCAGGTTATGTTTAGTTGAAAATGCCGAAGGACGTCTGGTCACATCCTGTGAAACACAGGTGGAGGAGGGAATGGAAATATCCACCACCAGTAAACGGGTTGAAAATTCCAGGCAGATGGTGGCACGGCTTTTAATTGCCAACCATGAAGTGGAATGTTTAACCTGTGCCCAGAACAACCAGTGTAAATTACAAGAAATAGCATCTTTTTTTGGGATTGAACTTGATGATATCAGTGATCTGAGGCCATCACTCCTGGAAATTCCTCCTGATGAATCAAACCCATTTTTTACACGGGATTTGAAAAAATGTGTCCTCTGTGGGATATGTGTCCGAACCTGCCGGGATCGCCTGGGGGTTAGTGCCATAGACTTCGGTTTCCGAGGATACGAAACCAGAATAACCACCCCCATGGACAGACCAATCCTGGAATCAAGCTGTGTCTCCTGCGGAGAATGCGTGGAAGCCTGCCCAGTGGGGGCCCTGGTTCCCAAAGAAACCTTGAAACCAACCAGAGAAGTTAAAACCACCTGCACCTACTGTGCGGTGGGGTGTGGCTTATATTTGGGTGTGAGGGGAGAAAAAATCGTAAGTGTCAGAGGAGACAGAGACCATCCCTTAAGCCAGGGAAACCTATGTGTAAAGGGCAGATATGGATTCAAA
Encoded proteins:
- the hxlB gene encoding 6-phospho-3-hexuloisomerase, whose product is MLITVKQLILNQAIEEIIDNVCSVSEELDPKNIDDMNKMLKSSKHVFVMGLGRSGLVARAFAMRLMHLGISVYVVGETTTPALSPEDCLLAISGSGETFSIISAAKIAQKRRTKIIAVTSYVDSTLGKMADLVVHIKGRTKIDSEKNYITRQINGKHQSLSPLGTLFEVTTLIFLDSLIAQLMVEMGKTEEDMKARHTVIE
- the fdhD gene encoding formate dehydrogenase accessory sulfurtransferase FdhD is translated as MGKMFKKTMIIKVNHQARKLEDLVALDMKMELMVNGEKLGKFYLSPDDLEDFTLGYLLDERYIKSQDDVKNIEIGPESIQVLLKNYDNIKKDDLACYDGWFHRDQILTPIKSELKVESEKILQAYDHLIEKAEVWSKTGGTHVAALVDKNHFIVREDVSRHVAVDKVIGAGLRKDLDFSVCFLVCSGRIPPDRVVKLANVGIPIMVTKAAPTVEGLKIGDVAGITLVGFLRNGRFNIYTHPHRIII
- the nuoF gene encoding NADH-quinone oxidoreductase subunit NuoF; the protein is MDFDKQVQIAEKELKGLYESEKPVVLVGSATCGNSAGAEEIRSVIQEECIKNDIDCKIVQVGCIGLCYAEPIITIIKPDNPQIFYGNLTPKIARELVNAYIDGDDPLAKYALGTTGEGKLENIPHLFDLPVLKPQVRRILRNCGLIDPYNINHYLAKGGYSGLNEALQMEPEEIIEKVKKSGLRGRGGAGFPTGMKWELCRNEESQTKYLICNADEGDPGAFMNRSLLESDPHSILEGIIIAAYAIGVHEGYIYCRAEYPLALKTLKHAISQMMEHGLLGENILDSGFDFNLKIKEGAGAFVCGEETALIASIEGKRGTPRTRPPFPTTSGLWGKPTVINNVETMAGVALIMQKGPGKFSEVGSEDSKGTKTFALVGDVHHTGLIEVPLGTTLREVIFDIGGGVTGGKKFKAVQVGGPSGGCIPKDFVDTRIDYSSLNVAGAIMGSGGMVIMDEDSCMVDVAQYFLKFTQNESCGKCVPCRLGTKQMLDILTDITEGKGRSDDLDLLKDLAEAIKAASLCGLGQGAPNPVLTTLRYFMPEYEAHINDKICPARHCKELISYVIMPEKCTGCRLCYKSCPAEAITGEKKEPHVINQEKCIKCGTCMELCQGKYDSIKRVSPPII
- a CDS encoding LysR family transcriptional regulator yields the protein MKFTYRLFDALETISQTWSQREAAKSLGISHAVLNRRIHDAEHKLGFKLVYTTGSGSGLTRQAISILDKYHQYQKRLQEETIPVICGGPISSGLLDVLSYHYGLKTVIISTDDLNALKMAEKGLVDVLLLDDPVHAFMHDLDFTPIARDHLVLVSGAQEQPETVQELAGKEFIEIPHSAQRLAWNTLDRLRIDYEIVEVSHSPQNALKRVKSNDDLFTFLNSSFISGIVSGSNLLAEDTMHIINMIIWNSNPQMEDFLEFIIGRGQKIIEQLGFERIE
- a CDS encoding carboxymuconolactone decarboxylase family protein; protein product: MSKKMPKHYMSIKEKFPEYSDALSNLGEAVRNSGPLDEKTTQLIQLAASAAIRSEGGVHSHARRAFQNGASEEEVYQTVLLLTSTIGFPNIAAAISWINDIVAERD